The genomic segment gattagaacccaggtctttcggactttcggggccctgctctatccattaggccacgctgcttctctgaccacatTATGGTCAGAGACTACAGATCACCTtattctccctgccccactcgcCAGGCACTTGATCCCAAGGAACCCCTTACTCGAATACGCACGTCTGGGGGtgttgtgtgttttgtgtgtgtgtgtgtgtgtgcgtgtgtgtgtgcatgcacatatgCATGCGGGTGCATGAGCATTGCACACAGGTCACTGAGTTTATGtgttgtgtatgtgtgagagagaataTAGGACATAacgatgtgtgtgtatgtgtgagcacatgggttattttgtgtgtgtgtgtgtgtgtgtgtgtgtgtgtgtaatatctcccccttctagactgtgagccggctgttgggtagggaccgtctctatgtgttgccaacttgtacttcccaagcgcttagtacagtgctctgcacacagtaagtgctcaataaatacgattgaatgagtgaataataataatgatggcatttattaaacacttactgtgtgcaaagcactgttctaagtgctggggaggttacaaggtgatcaggttgtcccccagcgggctcacagtcaatctccatttttcagatgaggtaactgaggctcagagaagttaggtgacttgccccaagtcacacagctgacaattgggggagccagttGTAAGTGTATGAACGTGCACCTGTGCCACCTCCTCAGAGCCCTGAAGCTCCTCCCTTCTTTGGAGCTTTGGGCCCCTTGCTGGAGTCAGCCTggttcctccctcctgccctttttccttccctctttccctccgtcCGGCTTCTTCACGTaacctctctccttgaccccgcaGCTCACATGGACAGGCTTCGGCCACTGCgccggctttgaagatggagaatttTGGAAGGTGGGTGTGGAagaggaggggctggagggggcccctctgggagtggagggagggaaatggaggaaaaggtccgggtaagggggaggaggaggagcgggaggggaagACCACTGGagtggtgggagtgggggaggttCTGGAGCCCTTGGACACCGGGGGTGACCCATTTTAGCCCCCAGCCTAAGCCGGGGCAATGCCCGGcccctcctttcttttccctggGACGTTGTGCCGTCACCCCCtccttgacactgtggaccccccccctccacctccccgccATCCACCCCCAGGATgtgcggggagaggaggagccagcccTGGAACAGGACCAGAAGGACGAGGACTCTTCCTTGCGTTTTCAGGCCCTGGATATCAGGTGCGGGATGGGCGGGCAGCGGGGAGAGGGGCCCTTGGCGGACGTTTCTTGGTGGGCGGGTGTCTGGGAGCGTGAGGAAAGTCCTGGCTCCGATTTCATGTCATTCCCGAGCCTGCCTTCACTCCCCCTGGTCTATCCTGATGTCTCCTCCTCCGTCTTTTTCCGTGGTCTCCCCCGACTCTGCCTTATTATTTCCCCTTCCTGACCACCACCTCCCGCATCTTCCCCTTAATCCCtcacctcaatcagtggtatttattgagcccctagtgcgggcacagcaccgttctaagtgcccgggagagtacaaaataacagagttggtaggcccgttccCCGTCTCCGCCCCGCTACTgattctgcctcccccattccgCTCTGCCTCTCTCCTGTTTCACTCCAATCTCCCCGTCTCCTCCCCTCTGCCGCCTCTCTCCCTGTCGCctttcccctgtctctctccagctGTGGGctgtctgaggaggaggaggaggaggaggagaagcccctTCTGAGCACTAATCCTGGAGCCCAGGTTCGCCGAcctagagaggagaagggggaggcagggggtccCCGTGCCGGGGTCCCCTGGGGAAGGGACTAAGAAGAAGAATCAGAATTCAAACAGTGAGACTTAGACGGGCACCGACTGTGTCACGACGGCCGGGACAGGTAGACGATTTTGAGGCTGGACACCGtccttgccccacacggggctcaccgtctcttctccccgttttgcagaagagaaagctgaggtccagagaggttaagcggcttAGCCCAGGGCACCCAGTAGGCCAGCGGGTCTCCCGACTTCCagtcccgggctctctccgctcgGGCAGGGGCACAGACGCCCCCGTCCCCTGCCCAGCGCCGGGGACCCCTGGGGCCCCGCCCCTGCTCCCAGTGGGACCCCTGTGGGCTCCCGCCGGCCCCAGCCCCCTCTGGTCATCCCGCAGGTGTTCGCCGTGCGCTCGCTGGGCTGGGTGGAGATgacggaggaggagctggggccaGGGCGCAGCAGCGTGGCCGTCAACAACTGCATCCGCCAGCTGTGCTACCCCGCCGGCCCGCGGGGCCCTGCCCACGGCTGCTGGGGAGAGGTGAGGGCCCCCCCGGCTCCGCGGCGGCGTGGTGGGGAGCGCAGGGgccgtggaggaggaggaggaggaggtgggggtgggcccaccgggagccgtgggcccacccccctcgcccccccccattTCCCCGGCAGGGGAAAGACATGCTGCTGCAGCTGGAGGACGAGTCGCTGAAGCTGGTGGAGCGGCGGGAACGGACGCTGTTGCACTCCCAGCCCATCGTCAGCATCCGGGTGTGGGGCGTGGGGCGGGACAGCGGCAGGTAGGGGACGGCGccggccccggggggcgggaCGGGCCGGGACTCTGCTCCTGGGCCCCCCAGAAGCCCAgatggggcctgggggagggactCGATCTCCCTGTGGCTGGGAGAccggtgctggggggagggagtttctggcCTAATTCTGTTCTCTGACTGTCTCTTGCTGCCGGACCCTAGAGAGAGGTACTGGCCCCTTCCCCGCTCCCGTTGGCCCTGTCTTGCCCCACGTCCCCGTCCCTCTCATCTTCTGTCCCCTGTCATTTAtgcctcagccccccaccccccccagtccCCTCTGGGGCTTCTCTTCAACCCACCCCCGTGCGCCACCTCTCTTTCCCACCCCGGTGCCCCAGCTCAGCAGTCCCCCCGCTACTCCTGCAGGGATTTCGCCTATGTGGCTCGGGACAGGCTGACCCAGATGCTCAAGTGCCACGTGTTCCGCTGCGAGGCGCCCGCCAAGAACATCGCCACCAGCCTGCATGAGATCTGCTCTAAGGCACGGccggcccccgggacccccgggccctCAGCTCCCTACTTCCCCCCAATCCCAGATAATAGCAACCCAACCCCAGATGTTCCCTCCCTGCCGGTTCCGGATCTGGCTTCAGGGGCCAGTCTGAACCGGGAAAGATGGGTGATGTCGggacgggggcgagggggatgggctTCTGTTTGGGGTGCAGGAAGAGGCCGGCAGGAATCGTCCCACGAGGGAGtccctttccccccctcaccCAGATCATGGCCGAGCGTCGTAGTGGCCGCTCCCTGGTCAACGGGCTGAGCCTGGATCACGCTAAGCTGGTTGACGTCCCCTTCCAGGGTGAGCACGGGTGACTGTCTAGGGGGGTGCctgtggggggtaggggggagttGGCTGCCCTGGTCCTAGCTTTGGCAGAGAAGGCTGGCTCTTGAGAGTGCCAGCTTGTAACGGAGGAGATAAGGGGAAGGACTGGAAGAGGGGGCTCTGAGGGGTGGGAGAGTTGGCTTGGTGGGGTTGGGCTTGGGCTGGGCCAAGGGATCTCCCCCCGCCCTCTGTTgtgcctccctccccctgactGGTAACGGTCGGATTgttgggcggggaggaggggagaggacggGAGATCTGGGACCCGAACGAATCTGTCCCCTCCCCCGACCGCTCCACCCAGTGGAATTTCCAGCCCCGAAGAGTGAAATGGTGCAGAAGTTCCAGGTCTATTACTTGGGCAACGTTCCCGTCTCCAAACCCGTTGGTATGTGATTGCAGGCCCCTCCTTTTCCTGcggccttccctctccctgggcCCTCTGGGCACCCTGGGTCCAGACATCTCTTACTCCCCTCTTGGCTGCTTGGTGCCCTGCCCGACCCCAGCACCGGGCCCCCCGTTCTCTGCACCGTGTCCTccgtcctccctgctcccccaagacTCAGTGGGTGGAACAAAACTCAGAAAGGGGGGCAGTGGGGACCCTCGTGCCGACTGGGTGGCCGAATCCTCTGAACTAAGCCCTCCCCAAGGCCTGgctccccatcctctgccccctgAGGCACTTCCCCTCGATTTCTACATCCTCATCACTTCCCGTCCCCGACCCCTCCTTAGTCTCGTGGTGATGTCTTGCTTCCCTTCCAGTAGTTCCCCAGTGGcgcgctcccctccccacctcaccacaATGTTTCCCCAGTGGCCtggtcctctcccctcccatggTTCCCCGATGATGTGCGCCTCGCCTTCCCCGGTAGTTTCCCGGTGACATGTGTCTCTCTCTACCCCCACGATTGTTCCCCCCGTCTTCTTCCCCGATGGTTTCCCAGCAGTATGCACCTCCGCCCACCCCCCGCGGTTGTTTCCCAGTGATATGGGCCTCTCCCTGACCAGAGTTCCCCAGAGGAGTGCTCCCCTATGCTCCCAGCCCTTCCCAAATGGCTCCCGAACGGAttgcttttctctccccctgcccccccacaacGGTCCCCCGGTGGAGCGCTCCTCTCCCTTCCCGGTGGCGcggtccccttccctcctcccaccggTTTCCCAGCGGCATCCCCGCCCTCCTCCAGGGGTGGACGTGGTGAATGGGGCCCTGGAGGTGGTCCTGGCCTCCAGCAGCCGGGAGCAGTGGACCCCGAGTCACGTCAGCGTGGCTCCCGCCACCCTCACCATCCTGCAGCAGCAAGTGAGCGCTCGGGCCCGCGGAGCCGGGCGGGGACGGAGGGGAGGCTGGCATGGGCGGCCAGGGCAGAGGGGCCGGAGGCAGTAACCGTGTCCGGCGTCTCCCCCCGCGCAGACGGAGGCCGTGCTGGCCGAGTGCCGGGTGCGATTTCTGTCCTTTCTGGCCGTGGGCCGGGACGTCCACACCTTCGCCTTCATCATGGCCGCCGGCCCGGCCAGCTTCCGCTGCCACATGTTCTGGTGTGAACCCAACGCCGCCAGCTTATCCGAGGCGGTGCAGGCCGCCTGcatggtgagtgtgtgtgttgggagggccggggggaggagttgggggatCCCATGGGGAGCACGGGGGGCAAAGCCGTACTAAACTCGGGGACACCGTGAGCCGGGTGGATGGGAGAGccgttgggtggggtggggtgggcccGGCCGGGCGCTTTCTCCCAACTCCGGGCCTCAGGATGATCcttgctccctctccccgcccccggcctccaGCTGAGGTATCAGAAGTGCCTGGACGCCCGCCCCCAGGCCTCCAgctcctgcctcccggccccacccgCCGACTCCGTGGCCCGCCGCGTGGGCTCCACCGTGCGCAGAGGTGTCCAGACGCTGTTGGGCAGCCTGAAACCCAAACGGGCGGGGGCCCAGACTCCCTGAGCGGCCCCGGCGAAGGGGGCGGCATCCACACTgagccctccccctccctccctccctccatcccccctcctgacCCCAGTCGTGGCTGAGGGACTcgggtgtgcttgggagaggagcatGGGGCAGGAAGGGGCCTGGCACGGGGGCACCCCAGCGCTCCCCGCCccggcctcccccccccaccacctagGGATAGGGGCCTGGGATCTTCGAGGGGGACAGGGGTGGTCGGGTCTGGGCTTCCCTGTGTGAGGGTGGTAAGGCAGAGagtcagctccccttccccagggctgagggagagaaagaggcctCCAGTGACCCCGCATCCTCCCCTTGGGCtccgggcagaggagagagagactgtgtgagtGTGAGAGCGTATGCATGTGTACATCTGTGTGTGCACACGCACAAGTGTGGGTGATACTGGGCTCACCGGCATCCGAGTGGTGGGAGTCCGCcccgctccccatccctcttcctccccacatctgTGCTCTGGATGTGTCACGGCCAAGCGGGACCAAGAGCCCCtaacccgcccgcccgcccagacGGGGCCTAGGTTGGCGTGAGGGCCCGAGGCCGGCTGCcacttccccacctccctgccccgccggccccggcccgctCTAACTCACTAATAAAACCAGGCCGAGCCCGCCCTCAGCTCGGCTCCGTGTCCCCCCCGCCGTGTGTCCGTGTCCGCCCCAGCCTCCCGGCCGGGCCCCGGGCTTCAGTGCATGCCCTCTGCCGGGGCCTGAGCCTCGTGtccaccctccccctgcctccggggCCCCCCGGCACCTCGGACTCCGTTGTCAGAGCAGGCTCGGCCAGCGGCGGCGGTGGCGCCGGGCCTCTGGGCCggacgcccccccgcccccccgccctccgAGACGCGGGACTCTTCGAAACCAGATCCGCCGTGAGGGTTGATGAACGTCTGTACAATTCAGAAGAACATGTGCTATACAGTAAAAACCGCTCTATAACCCAATGGAAAAGGACTGCGTTGTGTCAGGCTTGGGGTCTGAAAATCTGTCAGAACCGACACCCAGTTGCCTCCTTTCCTCTCGAAGCTGGCAGgtgactcttccctcctccccctctttcccccccaaccccggctgcAAACACACTCACACTCCCTTAAAAAGGcccgatcaatagtatttattggatggCTACCGGCCCAGGCTACACACTTAGTAGAGAACAATAAAAATCAATGGCCCAGGCCTCGTTCTCAAGGTGTTTACGTTGTAATGGAGGCAAGCAGGCGGACCTACCGTTTCGAAGGCTGGGATCCGGAGGAAAGAAAGCAACCACGAGTGGGAAGATGGAAAGACGAATGACTAACAAAGGTCAGGCACGCAAATCGGGCTGTACTTGTATGAACAATAGCTACCCCAGCCGGTTGCCAGTTCAGCCCTATATTCGCCACCTCCTACGCATATGTGCTCTCTCTCTGCTTTAGGCAAACGGGCACACATTGTCATTGAGAGTCGCACCCCaccaaagcaagcgcttaacaaatgccatcattattattattatttaatgcctCTTCTGGCAAGTTGGAGTCAGGCTGCAGCttggttccattcattcaatcacattcagtcgtatttattgagcacgtgctgtgtgcagggcactgtacaattcagcaataaagagagacaatcctgcccacaccgggcttacggtctagagagggggaggcggacgtcaAAACCAGTAAGCAGGCgtcaataacaataaatagaattatagatacatgttgccaacttgtacttcccaagcacctagtacagtgcacacagtaagtgctcaatacatacgattgattgattgatatgtggggcagggagagggggaagggcaaagggagtgagttgaggtgatgaagggagggggagttgactCTCCTAACCCTACCTCTTTCCACCACATACCCAACCTACCTTCCAGTCCACAGGTGAATCATCAAGGGCCGCTCCCCCCGGATCCAGCCCGATCCCTCTGGGACCTGTTAATTTGGGCTCCCTGACTTCCTCTGTGTGTTTCCTCCCTGCTGGGGGAAGATATACAGGTTTCTTGAACctgttttcctcttttcctgctcttGTTTGtccccctttcccatcccatTCTTTTCCTTTGTCTTCCTTCTTGGATTTAGCCAATTTGGCCCTGAAGCCGCTTGGAGTCCAAGGGGCTGCCCCCGTGGTAGGTGTTTTTGGCTTGGTTTTGGTGGGAATGCCCTGTCCCGCTCCCTTAGCTAAATTAagtatgacggtatttgttaagcgcttactatgtgccaagcactgttctaaacactgaggtagatacaaggtaatcaagttgtcccacgtggggctcacagtcttaatccccattttacagttgaggtaactgaggcatggagaatagtagtgataacgatggcatttataaagcacttcctatgtgcaaggcactgttttaagcgctggggaggttacaaggtgattaggttgtcccacagggggctcatagccttcatccccattttacagataaggtaactgaggcccagagaagtcaagtgacttgcccaaagtcacacagctgacaattggcggagcctggatttgaacccgtgacctctgactccaaagcccgggctctttccactgagccacgtgacttgcccaaagtcacccagctgacaagtggcagaggcaggattagaacccatgtcctctgactcccaagcccgggctctttccgctgaaccacgctgcttctctgaattaggGGTAAGGGTGGCAGCTTGGCCCAGGGGCCCACAGAATTGCTCCTATAATTCCCTGAAGAGGGATCAACTGTAGTCCTAAGCCCTGGCGGGCAGGCCCATCTCTTCCCTAGCAATCCTTCCGGGATCCTGTGGCAGGTGTTTCTCGGACAAAGACACCTGGGAGCACCCACACATGCGGCATCTGGGATCACATTCCCCCCTCCGATCCCTGAGACGTTGGGCGAGGAATCCCAGTTTCAGTCCGGCTGGAGTCAACCCTGGTGACCGCAAAGACCAGCTGGACAGTACGGTATGACgtgattagagaggcagcgtggctcagtggaaagggcccgggcttgggagtcagaggtcatgggttccaatcccagctccgccacttaccaactgtgtgatttggggcaagtcacaatcaatcaatcgtatttattgagcccttactgtgtgcagagcactgtactaagcgcttggtaagtacaagatggcaacatatgcagtccctacaacctctctgggcttcagttacctcatcgggaaagtggggattaagactgttggccccatgtgggacaacctgatcaccttgtatcttcccccagcgcttacaacagtgcttggcttatagtaagtgcttaacaaatgccaaaattattattattattattatgagggtccATTGTAGCCCAGGCTCTCCAGAGATGGCTTAAAGCCAGCCGCCTGATCGCCCCAGCCCAGGAGAGAGAGGCCTTCCATTcttctgggctgggctggcctcCAACCTCCTTCGTCGAGGCCCAGACCTTCCCGTCTGCCCACTGGAGCTGCAGAGTtgaggggcaggagggtgggcagTTGCTGCTTTCCCTTAGAGCCTGCACTGGGGAGAGGCCAAGATGACCTGTGACTCGAGGATGCCccagtctctttttttttaacacagtatttaagcacttactaaatgtcaggcactgcactaagcgctggggtggatgaccTGTGACTTGAGGATGCcccagcctcttttttttttaacacagtatttaagcacttactaaatgtcaggcactgcactaagcgctggggtagatgacctGTGACTCTTGAGGATGCcccagcctcttttttttttttaacacggtatttaagcacttactaaatgtcaggcactgcagtaagcgctggggtggatgaccTGTGACTCTTGAGGATGCCccagtctcttttttttttagcacagtatttaagcacttactaaatgtcaggcactgcagtaagcgctggggtggatgaccTGTGACTCTTGAGGATGCcccaatctcttttttttttaacacagtatttaagcacttactaaatgtcaggcactgcactaagcgctggggtggatgaccTGTGACTCTTGAGGATGCCCCAGCCTCTTTTTGTTTTTAacacagtatttaagcacttactaaatgtcaggcattcattcaatcgtatttactgagtgcttactgtgtgcagagtacacactgcactgtactgcactgtatatatgtttgtacatatttattactctatttattttacttgtacatatctattctatttattttattttgttagtatgtttggttttgttctctgtctcccccttttagactgtgagcccactgttgggtagggactgtatatgtgccaacttgtactaccccagcgcttagtacagtgctctgcacacagtaagtgctcaataaatatgattgattgcagagcactgtactaagcgcttgggaagtccaagttggcactgcactaagtgctggggtggatgaccTGTGACTCTTGAGGATGCCCCAGCCTCTTTTTGTTTTTAacacagtatttaagcacttcctaattgtcaggcattcattcattcaatcgtatttattgagcgcttactgtgtgcaaagcactgtactaagtgcttgggaagtaccagttggcactgcactaagcgctggggtggatgaccTGTGACTCTCGAGGATGctccagccttttttttttttttacacagtatttaagcacttactaaatgtcaggtactgcactaagccctggggtggatacaagctaatcagattgggcatagtccaAGTCagacatggggttcataatcttaacccccattttacagatgaggtaaccaaggcacagggaaattaattaattaattagttaattcaatcgtatttattgagcacttactgtgtgcagagcactagactaagcgcttggaaagtacaatgtgacaaCATAttcagtcccaacccaacaacgggctcacagtctagaagggggtagacaagacatcgtcagttcaaccttctagacggagcccactgttgggtagggaccgtctctatatgttgccaacttgtacttcccaagcgcttagtacagtgctctgcacacagtaagcgctcaataaatacgattgaatccctgtctcacataataataataataatgatgatgat from the Tachyglossus aculeatus isolate mTacAcu1 chromosome 2, mTacAcu1.pri, whole genome shotgun sequence genome contains:
- the APBB1 gene encoding amyloid-beta A4 precursor protein-binding family B member 1 isoform X2, with protein sequence MSSGGLSWKHVGSSEREAGESRGPEFPGASGAMAVSVSASPGCQPDLVNDNSRLSSPLSRPLQAAHNQLLNAKLQGVHPVSRASVAGGPRGRQAYGPTAHLHGTMGPGEAERDPTNAKWVKDGQNQLRRAASVQQDQNRNVTAAVGTAAVETAGETAALETTAGGTGPHEPNAPGSAASAAKGLLRLYSELELNAANREHPGPGLLINLRHPGPQLRRPGRFRRDDDEEEKAAGEEGGEEDEDEEEEEDDEEEEDEEEEDTSSWRGREEPPERGRDGPREHGRSASLLFGMRNSAASDDDSSWATLSQGSPSGSSPDDTDSFWNRNSFETDSDLPAGWMRVQDTSGTYYWHIPTGTTQWQPPAAPGQGRGPQGRGPPRQGPASTGDSPTEEPQLTWTGFGHCAGFEDGEFWKDVRGEEEPALEQDQKDEDSSLRFQALDISCGLSEEEEEEEEKPLLSTNPGAQVFAVRSLGWVEMTEEELGPGRSSVAVNNCIRQLCYPAGPRGPAHGCWGEGKDMLLQLEDESLKLVERRERTLLHSQPIVSIRVWGVGRDSGRDFAYVARDRLTQMLKCHVFRCEAPAKNIATSLHEICSKIMAERRSGRSLVNGLSLDHAKLVDVPFQVEFPAPKSEMVQKFQVYYLGNVPVSKPVGVDVVNGALEVVLASSSREQWTPSHVSVAPATLTILQQQTEAVLAECRVRFLSFLAVGRDVHTFAFIMAAGPASFRCHMFWCEPNAASLSEAVQAACMLRYQKCLDARPQASSSCLPAPPADSVARRVGSTVRRGVQTLLGSLKPKRAGAQTP
- the APBB1 gene encoding amyloid-beta A4 precursor protein-binding family B member 1 isoform X6, with protein sequence MRVQDTSGTYYWHIPTGTTQWQPPAAPGQGRGPQGRGPPRQGPASTGDSPTEEPQLTWTGFGHCAGFEDGEFWKDVRGEEEPALEQDQKDEDSSLRFQALDISCGLSEEEEEEEEKPLLSTNPGAQVFAVRSLGWVEMTEEELGPGRSSVAVNNCIRQLCYPAGPRGPAHGCWGEGKDMLLQLEDESLKLVERRERTLLHSQPIVSIRVWGVGRDSGRDFAYVARDRLTQMLKCHVFRCEAPAKNIATSLHEICSKIMAERRSGRSLVNGLSLDHAKLVDVPFQVEFPAPKSEMVQKFQVYYLGNVPVSKPVGVDVVNGALEVVLASSSREQWTPSHVSVAPATLTILQQQTEAVLAECRVRFLSFLAVGRDVHTFAFIMAAGPASFRCHMFWCEPNAASLSEAVQAACMLRYQKCLDARPQASSSCLPAPPADSVARRVGSTVRRGVQTLLGSLKPKRAGAQTP
- the APBB1 gene encoding amyloid-beta A4 precursor protein-binding family B member 1 isoform X1, whose translation is MSSGGLSWKHVGSSEREAGESRGPEFPGASGAMAVSVSASPGCQPDLVNDNSRLSSPLSRPLQAAHNQLLNAKLQGVHPVSRASVAGGPRGRQAYGPTAHLHGTMGPGEAERDPTNAKWVKDGQNQLRRAASVQQDQNRNVTAAVGTAAVETAGETAALETTAGGTGPHEPNAPGSAASAAKGLLRLYSELELNAANREHPGPGLLINLRHPGPQLRRPGRFRRDDDEEEKAAGEEGGEEDEDEEEEEDDEEEEDEEEEDTSSWRGREEPPERGRDGPREHGRSASLLFGMRNSAASDDDSSWATLSQGSPSGSSPDDTDSFWNRNSFETDSDLPAGWMRVQDTSGTYYWHIPTGTTQWQPPAAPGQGRGPQGRGPPRQGPASTGDSPTEEPQLTWTGFGHCAGFEDGEFWKDVRGEEEPALEQDQKDEDSSLRFQALDISCGLSEEEEEEEEKPLLSTNPGAQVFAVRSLGWVEMTEEELGPGRSSVAVNNCIRQLCYPAGPRGPAHGCWGEGKDMLLQLEDESLKLVERRERTLLHSQPIVSIRVWGVGRDSGRERDFAYVARDRLTQMLKCHVFRCEAPAKNIATSLHEICSKIMAERRSGRSLVNGLSLDHAKLVDVPFQVEFPAPKSEMVQKFQVYYLGNVPVSKPVGVDVVNGALEVVLASSSREQWTPSHVSVAPATLTILQQQTEAVLAECRVRFLSFLAVGRDVHTFAFIMAAGPASFRCHMFWCEPNAASLSEAVQAACMLRYQKCLDARPQASSSCLPAPPADSVARRVGSTVRRGVQTLLGSLKPKRAGAQTP
- the APBB1 gene encoding amyloid-beta A4 precursor protein-binding family B member 1 isoform X3, with protein sequence MAVSVSASPGCQPDLVNDNSRLSSPLSRPLQAAHNQLLNAKLQGVHPVSRASVAGGPRGRQAYGPTAHLHGTMGPGEAERDPTNAKWVKDGQNQLRRAASVQQDQNRNVTAAVGTAAVETAGETAALETTAGGTGPHEPNAPGSAASAAKGLLRLYSELELNAANREHPGPGLLINLRHPGPQLRRPGRFRRDDDEEEKAAGEEGGEEDEDEEEEEDDEEEEDEEEEDTSSWRGREEPPERGRDGPREHGRSASLLFGMRNSAASDDDSSWATLSQGSPSGSSPDDTDSFWNRNSFETDSDLPAGWMRVQDTSGTYYWHIPTGTTQWQPPAAPGQGRGPQGRGPPRQGPASTGDSPTEEPQLTWTGFGHCAGFEDGEFWKDVRGEEEPALEQDQKDEDSSLRFQALDISCGLSEEEEEEEEKPLLSTNPGAQVFAVRSLGWVEMTEEELGPGRSSVAVNNCIRQLCYPAGPRGPAHGCWGEGKDMLLQLEDESLKLVERRERTLLHSQPIVSIRVWGVGRDSGRERDFAYVARDRLTQMLKCHVFRCEAPAKNIATSLHEICSKIMAERRSGRSLVNGLSLDHAKLVDVPFQVEFPAPKSEMVQKFQVYYLGNVPVSKPVGVDVVNGALEVVLASSSREQWTPSHVSVAPATLTILQQQTEAVLAECRVRFLSFLAVGRDVHTFAFIMAAGPASFRCHMFWCEPNAASLSEAVQAACMLRYQKCLDARPQASSSCLPAPPADSVARRVGSTVRRGVQTLLGSLKPKRAGAQTP
- the APBB1 gene encoding amyloid-beta A4 precursor protein-binding family B member 1 isoform X4, whose amino-acid sequence is MEDGWASPVWPGLPGNQDSFWNRNSFETDSDLPAGWMRVQDTSGTYYWHIPTGTTQWQPPAAPGQGRGPQGRGPPRQGPASTGDSPTEEPQLTWTGFGHCAGFEDGEFWKDVRGEEEPALEQDQKDEDSSLRFQALDISCGLSEEEEEEEEKPLLSTNPGAQVFAVRSLGWVEMTEEELGPGRSSVAVNNCIRQLCYPAGPRGPAHGCWGEGKDMLLQLEDESLKLVERRERTLLHSQPIVSIRVWGVGRDSGRERDFAYVARDRLTQMLKCHVFRCEAPAKNIATSLHEICSKIMAERRSGRSLVNGLSLDHAKLVDVPFQVEFPAPKSEMVQKFQVYYLGNVPVSKPVGVDVVNGALEVVLASSSREQWTPSHVSVAPATLTILQQQTEAVLAECRVRFLSFLAVGRDVHTFAFIMAAGPASFRCHMFWCEPNAASLSEAVQAACMLRYQKCLDARPQASSSCLPAPPADSVARRVGSTVRRGVQTLLGSLKPKRAGAQTP
- the APBB1 gene encoding amyloid-beta A4 precursor protein-binding family B member 1 isoform X5, whose protein sequence is MRVQDTSGTYYWHIPTGTTQWQPPAAPGQGRGPQGRGPPRQGPASTGDSPTEEPQLTWTGFGHCAGFEDGEFWKDVRGEEEPALEQDQKDEDSSLRFQALDISCGLSEEEEEEEEKPLLSTNPGAQVFAVRSLGWVEMTEEELGPGRSSVAVNNCIRQLCYPAGPRGPAHGCWGEGKDMLLQLEDESLKLVERRERTLLHSQPIVSIRVWGVGRDSGRERDFAYVARDRLTQMLKCHVFRCEAPAKNIATSLHEICSKIMAERRSGRSLVNGLSLDHAKLVDVPFQVEFPAPKSEMVQKFQVYYLGNVPVSKPVGVDVVNGALEVVLASSSREQWTPSHVSVAPATLTILQQQTEAVLAECRVRFLSFLAVGRDVHTFAFIMAAGPASFRCHMFWCEPNAASLSEAVQAACMLRYQKCLDARPQASSSCLPAPPADSVARRVGSTVRRGVQTLLGSLKPKRAGAQTP